One region of Syntrophobacter fumaroxidans MPOB genomic DNA includes:
- a CDS encoding ABC transporter permease gives MQGSATTTVGKARLQIRRNIGGLACYLGIWAFLAIFLIYPLIRLFYDAFTTYEDTFTFMNFYDFFTDSFYLKSLVNSLLLGVGTVITTSLIGIPFAFLLLRYDFPGRNLFSYLSIVPMIMPPLVGVMGFVFIMGRAGTVNVILMDYFGFTKPVNFMYGIHGVLIVETLHLFPLMTLSIVDAMGKISPSLDEAAESVGSRGLRKFWDITFPLTTPGYVSGALLVFIWTFADFATPLVVGIDDLLASQAYLNIVQFVDRRLFKMGIVISAIMILLAILFLIVAKRYVAMKDYSSLSYSMIERKSLSRSGKVGVVVFLSSVLILAFIPYLGIVLDSFGKGWALTPIPVKYTLQYFQRVSIETPKFILNSLLYSGITVMICIVIGVPIAWVMARTKLPGRDLLDSLTTLILALPGTGIGIAYLRAFREPLPFFETALIGMWVVVPLVLGVRRLPYTVRGTFASLQIVHRSFEEAAESVGAGKPATFRDVTLPLIWKGVLVGSLYSFILALQEASATLLLVVPGHEMMPVGIFNFYMGGSVNEAAALGLILIVLGATCLFAINKITGARAGGVFG, from the coding sequence TTGCAGGGCAGTGCGACCACGACTGTCGGGAAAGCCCGCCTGCAAATCCGGCGCAATATCGGCGGGCTCGCCTGCTACCTGGGAATCTGGGCGTTCCTGGCGATATTTCTCATCTATCCGCTCATCCGCCTTTTCTACGATGCCTTCACCACGTATGAAGACACATTCACCTTCATGAATTTCTACGATTTCTTCACGGATTCGTTCTACTTGAAATCTCTTGTGAATTCGCTGCTCCTGGGCGTGGGCACCGTGATCACCACCTCCCTCATCGGCATCCCGTTCGCCTTCCTGCTCCTGCGTTACGACTTTCCGGGACGGAACCTCTTCTCTTACCTGTCCATCGTTCCCATGATCATGCCGCCGCTGGTCGGGGTGATGGGGTTCGTCTTCATCATGGGACGGGCGGGGACGGTGAACGTGATCCTGATGGATTATTTCGGATTCACGAAACCCGTCAACTTCATGTACGGCATTCATGGCGTGCTGATTGTCGAGACGCTGCATCTGTTTCCTCTCATGACCCTGAGCATTGTGGACGCCATGGGAAAGATTTCCCCGTCCCTGGACGAAGCCGCGGAAAGCGTGGGCTCCCGGGGGTTGCGCAAATTCTGGGACATCACGTTCCCGCTCACCACCCCGGGGTATGTGTCGGGCGCTCTGCTGGTTTTCATCTGGACTTTCGCCGACTTCGCCACTCCCCTCGTGGTGGGCATCGACGACCTTCTGGCGTCTCAGGCGTACTTGAACATCGTGCAGTTCGTGGATCGCAGGCTGTTCAAGATGGGGATCGTCATCTCGGCGATCATGATCCTGCTCGCCATCCTGTTCCTCATCGTCGCCAAGCGGTATGTCGCCATGAAGGACTACAGCTCGCTTTCCTATTCGATGATCGAAAGGAAGAGCCTTTCCCGGTCGGGAAAGGTGGGCGTGGTCGTCTTCCTGAGCTCGGTTCTCATCCTGGCGTTCATTCCGTACCTGGGCATCGTCCTCGACTCGTTCGGCAAAGGGTGGGCGCTCACTCCCATCCCGGTCAAGTATACGCTCCAGTATTTCCAGCGGGTCTCCATCGAGACGCCCAAGTTCATTCTGAACAGCTTGCTCTATTCGGGCATTACGGTGATGATCTGCATCGTCATCGGAGTTCCCATCGCCTGGGTAATGGCCAGAACGAAACTGCCGGGCCGGGATCTCCTCGATTCGCTCACGACGCTGATCCTGGCGCTGCCGGGGACCGGCATAGGCATTGCCTACCTGCGGGCTTTCCGGGAGCCCCTCCCGTTTTTCGAAACGGCCCTGATCGGCATGTGGGTCGTCGTTCCTCTTGTGCTCGGGGTGAGGAGGCTGCCCTACACGGTCCGGGGGACGTTCGCCTCGCTTCAGATCGTGCACCGATCGTTTGAAGAAGCGGCGGAGAGCGTCGGGGCCGGGAAACCCGCGACGTTCAGGGACGTGACCCTTCCGCTGATCTGGAAAGGGGTCCTCGTGGGCTCGCTCTACTCTTTCATTCTCGCTCTCCAGGAAGCATCCGCCACTCTTCTTCTCGTGGTCCCGGGCCACGAAATGATGCCCGTGGGCATCTTCAACTTCTACATGGGTGGTTCGGTGAACGAAGCAGCCGCCCTCGGGCTCATTCTCATCGTTCTCGGGGCGACCTGCCTCTTTGCCATCAACAAGATCACCGGGGCCAGGGCGGGGGGAGTGTTCGGCTAG
- the glpB gene encoding glycerol-3-phosphate dehydrogenase subunit GlpB, whose product MKSRPDSRLDLIVIGGGLAGTAAACLATTRGLSVARVAANAGGLAFAGGPLDLLGVYPPREQMVRDDPWEGISALIEGSPRHPYAVLGVDAVRRAMGEFLAFADSAGLRYCGMAERNVTIATAVGTLKTAYRVPRSMWRGVTALQDRLPTLIVDFEGMKDFSAAAMVEVLRSRWPRLQALRVTFPVRFPGIDRHNPLLAEALESSEIRAKLAEAIRPHLSGVLMVGMPAVLGIRAGDRVVADLEERLGVGIFEIPTMPPSVPGIRLQSAMEEALRKRGVQIFDGRRVLCARTEERLCAGITVGGAGEWHETMEAQGIILATGRFLGGGLSASRDGISEALFGLPVVQPPSRDRWHRGSFLDPRGHPVNEAGLAIDDRFRPLGEDGSFAFENVFAAGSILAHQDWVRTKSGAGLAVSTAHGAVEGFLRYRSGK is encoded by the coding sequence ATGAAAAGTCGGCCCGATTCCAGGCTCGATCTGATCGTCATCGGCGGCGGCCTTGCCGGCACCGCCGCCGCTTGTCTTGCAACGACACGAGGACTCAGCGTCGCCCGGGTCGCTGCAAACGCCGGCGGGCTGGCCTTTGCCGGCGGTCCGCTGGATCTTCTGGGAGTATACCCGCCGCGGGAGCAAATGGTCCGGGACGATCCCTGGGAAGGTATCTCCGCCCTGATCGAGGGATCACCCCGACACCCGTATGCCGTACTCGGGGTTGACGCCGTCCGTCGGGCGATGGGGGAGTTTCTCGCTTTCGCGGATTCAGCCGGCCTGCGCTATTGCGGCATGGCGGAACGGAACGTGACCATTGCCACGGCCGTGGGAACCCTCAAAACCGCCTACCGTGTCCCACGATCCATGTGGCGCGGGGTGACGGCCCTTCAGGATCGCCTCCCCACGCTGATCGTCGATTTCGAGGGCATGAAGGATTTCAGCGCGGCGGCGATGGTCGAAGTGCTGCGATCCCGATGGCCGCGGCTCCAGGCCTTGCGCGTTACGTTTCCCGTCCGTTTTCCGGGAATTGACCGCCACAACCCGCTCCTCGCCGAGGCGCTCGAATCCTCGGAAATCCGGGCGAAGCTTGCCGAGGCCATCCGCCCGCACCTGTCCGGGGTCCTCATGGTCGGGATGCCGGCAGTGCTCGGGATTCGGGCCGGAGACCGCGTCGTCGCCGACCTGGAAGAACGCCTGGGAGTGGGGATTTTCGAAATTCCCACGATGCCGCCTTCAGTTCCGGGCATTCGACTGCAGAGCGCGATGGAGGAAGCCCTCCGGAAAAGGGGTGTCCAAATCTTCGACGGAAGGCGGGTGCTTTGCGCCCGGACCGAGGAGCGCCTCTGTGCGGGAATCACCGTCGGCGGGGCGGGGGAGTGGCATGAAACGATGGAGGCACAGGGGATCATCCTGGCCACCGGACGTTTTCTGGGAGGCGGTCTGAGCGCTTCGCGAGACGGGATTTCGGAGGCCCTGTTCGGCCTGCCCGTTGTGCAGCCGCCATCGAGGGATCGGTGGCACCGCGGTTCTTTCCTGGATCCGCGGGGGCATCCGGTCAACGAAGCCGGGTTGGCGATCGACGATCGTTTCAGGCCGCTGGGGGAAGACGGCAGTTTCGCCTTCGAAAACGTGTTTGCGGCGGGTTCGATCCTGGCGCACCAGGATTGGGTACGAACCAAGTCAGGCGCCGGGCTTGCCGTTTCGACCGCCCATGGCGCGGTCGAAGGTTTCCTCCGATACCGCTCCGGCAAATGA
- the glpA gene encoding anaerobic glycerol-3-phosphate dehydrogenase subunit A, translating to MNGSGGRLKTQVLIVGGGIAGTGLARDLALRGLECIVVEKGHINSGASGANQGLLHSGARYVSNDPVTARECRAESILLKQLAPACIEDTGGLFVAVAGDDERYIADFPLYCERSGIPVEAVDRLEARELEPGLTEDIIAAYRVEDATVDPFRLSFENMADAATHGARLMTHAQVVGMARRGNRIEAVRIRLLRTGEEVEVEAEQVVNAAGPWVGKVAGLIGLEMPLLWSKGSMLISQLRISDRVVNRLRPPSDGDIVAPGGTVSLMGTTSVRVSDIESLRTETGEVDFLVKEASKMFPAVLGTCLVRAFAGVRPLAGGHAAADDRVASRGFQLLDHEKNGIANFLTIMGGKLTTYRLTAEEAADLVCRRLGVNPPCLTRGVPLPNAAENKWVEAGLAPVIWLRKKKPDDALLCECEMVPASAIAQIVARLRADSETVDLDTIRLHSRMGKGSCQGAFCGLRTMAFLYDLGAFEKDGGIRDLRAFLEARWKGLRPVLWGGQLAREELQEAVHCGLFNLESLR from the coding sequence ATGAATGGTTCCGGAGGCAGGCTGAAGACGCAGGTGTTGATTGTGGGCGGCGGAATCGCAGGCACGGGCCTGGCCCGCGATCTGGCTTTGCGCGGCCTGGAATGCATCGTGGTGGAAAAGGGGCACATCAACTCGGGTGCGTCGGGCGCCAATCAGGGGTTGCTCCACAGCGGGGCGCGCTATGTTTCCAACGATCCGGTCACCGCGCGGGAATGCCGGGCGGAATCCATCCTGCTGAAACAATTGGCGCCCGCGTGCATCGAGGATACCGGCGGTCTCTTCGTTGCCGTCGCGGGGGACGACGAGCGCTATATCGCCGATTTTCCGCTGTATTGCGAACGAAGCGGGATCCCGGTTGAGGCGGTGGACCGGCTGGAAGCCCGGGAGCTTGAGCCGGGCTTGACGGAGGACATCATTGCAGCTTACCGCGTTGAGGATGCAACGGTCGATCCCTTCCGGCTGTCCTTTGAGAACATGGCCGATGCGGCAACCCACGGCGCCCGCCTGATGACCCACGCGCAGGTCGTCGGGATGGCACGACGCGGCAACCGCATTGAGGCCGTTCGAATCCGTTTGCTTCGGACGGGGGAGGAGGTCGAGGTCGAGGCGGAGCAGGTCGTGAACGCCGCCGGCCCCTGGGTGGGCAAAGTTGCCGGGCTTATCGGGCTTGAAATGCCCCTTCTGTGGTCCAAAGGCAGCATGCTGATCTCTCAGCTCAGGATATCCGATCGCGTGGTCAACCGGCTGCGTCCCCCGTCCGACGGTGATATCGTGGCGCCGGGCGGTACGGTTTCCCTCATGGGGACCACATCCGTCCGCGTGAGCGACATCGAGTCCCTGCGAACGGAAACCGGGGAAGTGGACTTCCTCGTGAAGGAAGCGTCCAAGATGTTCCCGGCCGTGCTCGGAACCTGCCTGGTGCGGGCCTTCGCGGGAGTCAGGCCGCTGGCCGGCGGGCATGCGGCCGCCGACGACCGCGTCGCCAGCCGCGGCTTTCAGCTCCTCGACCACGAAAAAAACGGCATCGCCAATTTCCTGACGATCATGGGGGGAAAGCTGACCACCTACCGGCTGACCGCCGAAGAAGCCGCGGACTTGGTTTGCAGGCGCCTGGGAGTGAATCCCCCCTGCCTCACGCGGGGGGTGCCGCTGCCGAACGCCGCCGAGAACAAGTGGGTCGAGGCAGGGCTGGCGCCGGTGATCTGGCTGCGCAAGAAGAAACCGGACGACGCCTTGCTTTGCGAGTGCGAAATGGTGCCCGCAAGCGCCATCGCCCAAATCGTCGCCCGACTCCGGGCCGACTCCGAAACCGTCGATCTCGATACCATCCGGCTGCACAGCCGCATGGGCAAAGGCTCCTGCCAGGGAGCTTTCTGCGGCCTCAGGACCATGGCGTTTCTCTACGATCTCGGCGCATTCGAAAAGGATGGAGGCATCCGGGACTTGCGGGCTTTTCTCGAAGCACGATGGAAGGGCCTTCGGCCGGTGCTCTGGGGAGGGCAACTGGCACGGGAAGAACTCCAGGAAGCCGTTCATTGCGGACTGTTCAACCTGGAATCGCTTCGGTAG